Genomic segment of Murdochiella vaginalis:
TCGTTTCATCCGGTGAAATGATGAGCCTATATGCGGCACACAATATCGCCCGAGCGGTCAATAACTTCAAAAAAAGGGGTTATGCCCGTCTAAAGGGCCTTATCCTCAATTCAAAAAATATTGAAAATGAATTGGAGCTGGTGCAAGCGGCTTTGCCGGAGATCGGGACAGAAATTACCCAGGTAATCCCGAGGTCTCCCGAGATTCAAGAGGCGGAGGCAAAGGGAATGACGGTATTTGAAGCCTTCGCACCGGGACAGTCGACGATGCGGAAAGTCTACGCAGAGTTGGCAGAAAAAATTATGCGGTCCGAAGACAAGTCACAAGATCGCGAAGAAGCATCGGAAGAGAAAAATATGATAATAGGAGGGTTATTATGAAGTCATTACGTTCTATGTTTTTACCATTGGCCTTGGTCTTGCTTTTAACAGGCTGCGGGCAGTCACAGTCACAGAAGGAAGCGGAAAAGATAAACTCCTCGGAGCCGGTGAGTCAGGTGCAGGAAAGCAACCAGGCGGAAAGCTCAGAAAAAAAAGTGGAGATTGACGTCAAAAATCCGCTCATTCGGAACAACTTGGACAAATCCGGAAAGTTTCGCATCGAATATCCGGAGGGGGTGAGGGACAAGCACGGAGAGGCCCTGAAGCTTGACAAATACCCGGAAAAAATTGTCGACCTCTCCACCTCCACCCTCTACCTCATGTCGAAATTAGAGGTCCCCTTGACGGCTGTTTCCCGTACTGTGGCGACCACCAAGGCAGCAGAGTATTACAAGGATGTGCAAAAGATTGAATCTGGTATGCGGGGAGTGGACACGGAGGCGGTTATCGCTCTAGAACCGGACCTGGTCATTATGAGCGGAGGAATGAAAGAGAAGTTCGGCAGTCAACTGGAGAAGTTAGGGATTCCTGTTTACTACACTTCCGAAGGTCCCATGATCGGACTGGTCGAGAACCAGGCAGAGACGGAGGCCCTGGCAGAAGCTTTTGGCGGCAGCCAGGCAAGGGAAGATGTTTCCACAATTTACGATGAAGTAAAGAAGGCGTGTGAAGAATACGCAAAGAACCACTCGGCGAAGAAGACTATGATCCTCTTCGGACCGGGGTCCGACAGCACCATGATTTCTACCTCTAAAAGCTTTTTCGGGCAAATTCTCAAAATGTTGGGCTTTGAGAATGTCGGAGACTCCTTGGACCAGAAAGGGTCGGGCATCATCCCTTCCAGTCTTGAGATGTTAGTCAAGGCAAATCCTGAATTGCTTTTCCTGATTGCACCGCCCACGGGTTACGACCCGCAAAGCTTGATCGATGCCTACGAAAAGGCAAAAAAGGCGGACCCCGAAGTCTGGGAAGAGATTGACGCCGTCAAAAACAACCAGGTGATCGCCCTGCCCGGAAACTACACGACTAGCCGGGGTCTAGAAATTACACAGGACCTTCTGACTCTCATTGACAAGCTGTCGGCGGAAGTTGGGAAATAATGGGAAAGAGAAAAGAGATCAGTCGCCTC
This window contains:
- a CDS encoding ABC transporter substrate-binding protein; this translates as MKSLRSMFLPLALVLLLTGCGQSQSQKEAEKINSSEPVSQVQESNQAESSEKKVEIDVKNPLIRNNLDKSGKFRIEYPEGVRDKHGEALKLDKYPEKIVDLSTSTLYLMSKLEVPLTAVSRTVATTKAAEYYKDVQKIESGMRGVDTEAVIALEPDLVIMSGGMKEKFGSQLEKLGIPVYYTSEGPMIGLVENQAETEALAEAFGGSQAREDVSTIYDEVKKACEEYAKNHSAKKTMILFGPGSDSTMISTSKSFFGQILKMLGFENVGDSLDQKGSGIIPSSLEMLVKANPELLFLIAPPTGYDPQSLIDAYEKAKKADPEVWEEIDAVKNNQVIALPGNYTTSRGLEITQDLLTLIDKLSAEVGK